In Mucinivorans hirudinis, the DNA window GTTCTTCTCTTGTACAGTCGTGTCTACAAAAACAACTTGCGGCTTGTCGAAATCTACATCATCATTCACGCGGATACTCTCTGCCAAAATCAACTCAAACCCAGCCTCGCCAATTCTGTGGCGAAAATGCACTAAACTACTCGCATCAATAGGTTGTGCCGCGACAAATTCAGTACCTCCACAGAAGTATTGATAATATACATTTTCGCTCCACTGCTCTACAACACTTTCGTCCGAAACATTGCGTATATGTTTTAGTATCAGCAATCCAACCATCAGTCGTATTGGCTTTGCTTCGACTCCTTTATCCGGTGAGTAGAGTGGCGAAAACTCTCGCTCAAACATCGCCCAGTCGATTTTGTTGGCGAGTTGGAAGAGCGGGTGGCGGTGGTTTAAGGTGCTTCTAAGGTCGAAGAAAAGGCTGCTTTGCAGAGTATCTTTGGGGCGTGGTAACATAGCTCAATTTTGCAAGGTTTATAACACAAAGATACGAAAAATTGCAGACTAATCCAAAAATAATTACTATTAATTTACAATAAATCAGCGTGTTGAATGGCTTTTAAGGGGCGACTAAGTAGAGTAACTTCATCAATGCCATATCATTAGGGAAAACTCCCTTTGTCTTGGTCACTTTCCGTGCCTGACGATGAAATCCTTCAACAGCATTAGTTGTGTAAGTAAGTCTGCGAATATGCTCATCATAAGCAAAATAGGCACTAAGCTTATCCCAATTTCGTCGCCACGAGCCTATAACAACAGGGTATTTCTGCCCCCATTTATCCTCCAATTTATCAAGATTCAGTTCGGCTAAATCCAGAGTGGGAGCTTGATAGACAGTCTTCAAATCACCCATAAACTCCTTTTGGTCTTTGGACGCAATGTATTTCAATGAGTTGCGGATTTGATGAACGATGCAGCTCTGAATGATTACTTGCGGGAAAATGGTGGCGATTGCCTCGGCAAAGCCCGTAAGGTTGTCAATGCAGGCAATCAAAACATCTTTCATCCCACGTGCTTTCAAATCGGTCAATACACTCAACCAGAAGTTCGCTCCCTCACTCTCAGATACATACATCCCGATTAACTCTTTGCGACCATCCTTATTGACTGCCAGTACATTATAAACGGCTCGACTCTCGGTACGTCCACCATCTTTGACCTTGTAGTGCATCGCATCGAGCCAAACGATAGTGTACATCGACTCCAAAGGACGACTTTGCCACTCCTTGACCTTGGGAACTATACGTTCGATGATTTCACTCAACGTATTGTGCGATATCTCAACGTCATACATCTCTTCGATATGAGCAGATATATCCCTCAGGCTCATACCCATACCATACAAACTGATGATATTGGAGGACATATTATCCGCCAAAATGGTCTCCCGTTTCCTGAGAATCTCGGGTGTAAAACTGCTATGACGATCCTGAGGTGTATCTATTTCAATCTCACCCGCCATCGTTTTGACTCGTTTGCTTCCTCGACCGTTACGCTTGTTGCCTTGCTGGCGTTCCGCCTCGTCCAGATGAGCTGCCATTTCGCCATCCAAAGCGGCTTCTAAAAATTCTTTCAACAGTGGAGCAAATGCCCCATCTTTGCCCGTGAGTGACTCCCCACTCCGAAGCTGAGATAATGCCTTATCACGCATTATTTGATACTCCTGACTTCTCTTATCAATAATACAAAGGTAAGTGTTTTTGGACAGAGTTCAGATTACAGTCTCCCAAAATGGTCTCCCGTTTCCTGAGAATCTCGGGTGTAAAACTGCTATGACGATCCTGAGGTGTCTCTATTTCAATCTCACCCGCCATCGTTTTGACTCGTTTGCTTCCTCGACCGTTACGCTTGTTGCCTTGCCGGCGTTCCGCCTCGTCGAGATGAGCTGCCATTTCGCCATCCAAGGCGGCTTCTAAAAATTCTTTCAACAGTGGAGCAAATGCCCCATCTTTGCCCGTGAGTGACCCCCACTCCGCAGCTGAGATAATGCCTTATCACGCATTATTTGATACTCCTGACTTCTCCTATCCATAATACAAAGGTAATTATTCTTGGACAGAGTTCAGATTACAGTCTCGCAAAACCGGAACTAATAGCCAAATAGCAGAATGTAGGATAGCTCCATAAGTATTATTGCCATCATCAAAACATATTGTATGGCAAGAGTTCGTTTGTCATAGCCTCTTGTGATAATCGGAGCGATAAACATTAAAGCCATCAGAATCAACACCGCAATAGGAAAACTATTCTCGGCATTGAGCGGAGCGCCCAACTTGCGGGCCCACTCTTGTTGTAGAGCAACCCACTCTGGTGTTAATCCGGTCTTACCTGAATGT includes these proteins:
- a CDS encoding transposase, which produces MKEFLEAALDGEMAAHLDEAERRQGNKRNGRGSKRVKTMAGEIEIETPQDRHSSFTPEILRKRETILGDCNLNSVQKHLPLYY
- a CDS encoding transposase translates to MRDKALSQLRSGESLTGKDGAFAPLLKEFLEAALDGEMAAHLDEAERQQGNKRNGRGSKRVKTMAGEIEIDTPQDRHSSFTPEILRKRETILADNMSSNIISLYGMGMSLRDISAHIEEMYDVEISHNTLSEIIERIVPKVKEWQSRPLESMYTIVWLDAMHYKVKDGGRTESRAVYNVLAVNKDGRKELIGMYVSESEGANFWLSVLTDLKARGMKDVLIACIDNLTGFAEAIATIFPQVIIQSCIVHQIRNSLKYIASKDQKEFMGDLKTVYQAPTLDLAELNLDKLEDKWGQKYPVVIGSWRRNWDKLSAYFAYDEHIRRLTYTTNAVEGFHRQARKVTKTKGVFPNDMALMKLLYLVAP